Proteins from a genomic interval of Criblamydia sequanensis CRIB-18:
- a CDS encoding thioredoxin family protein — MPFTLPLGEKAVDFDLMATDGKRYSLKDFDDAKILVIFFTCNHCPYVINSDELTRNIAEQFLNKGVRFIAINSNSSETIPEDSFEAMKNRVNEKKFPWVYLYDEDQAVALKYGALRTPHFFVFDENRKLIYCGRAVDNPKDTSKATEFDLEKALEEKISGKKISTPLTNPIGCNVKWKGKDKNWMPEEACDLVQ; from the coding sequence ATGCCCTTTACACTTCCCCTCGGAGAAAAAGCCGTCGATTTTGACTTAATGGCTACTGATGGAAAACGCTATTCCCTAAAAGATTTTGACGATGCCAAGATCCTTGTAATTTTTTTTACTTGCAACCATTGTCCTTATGTAATCAATTCAGATGAACTGACAAGAAATATAGCAGAACAGTTTTTGAATAAAGGTGTGCGTTTTATTGCTATCAATTCCAATAGCTCCGAAACGATTCCGGAGGATTCTTTTGAAGCAATGAAAAATCGGGTAAACGAGAAAAAATTTCCTTGGGTTTATCTCTATGATGAAGATCAAGCCGTAGCTTTAAAATACGGCGCGCTTAGAACCCCGCACTTTTTTGTATTTGATGAAAATCGTAAATTGATTTATTGCGGAAGAGCTGTAGATAATCCAAAGGATACATCCAAAGCGACAGAATTTGATTTAGAGAAAGCCTTAGAGGAAAAAATCTCCGGCAAAAAAATTTCTACCCCTTTAACCAATCCCATTGGCTGCAACGTAAAATGGAAAGGTAAGGATAAGAATTGGATGCCTGAAGAGGCTTGTGATTTAGTTCAATAA
- the gatB gene encoding Asp-tRNA(Asn)/Glu-tRNA(Gln) amidotransferase subunit GatB, whose translation MANSKWETIIGLEIHAELNTKSKLFSSAPNHFGDEPNTNITVVCTGQPGALPVLNKEAVKKAVQFGLAINAKIAKFSKFDRKSYFYPDSPRNFQITQFDEPIVIGGTVIAEVEAQEKSFSVNRVHLEDDAGMLKHFSTFGGVDYNRAGVPLIEIVSEPCIRSSKEAVAYAMAVKSILEYLDASDCNMEEGSLRFDVNISVRPFGEEKFRNKAEIKNLNSFSFMEMAIEAEIKKQIKAYESAEDPEFRIPQATYRFDPEKKTTILMRKKEEADDYRYFPEPDLVPIILTDAYIEEIKRNLPELPLERKRRYERELALSEHTAFVLTSEKKFADYFEASLKKTKAARSLANWLTVEFSGRFKDQDHFVYESKIPPENVAELVNLIEDKAITGKIAKTVADEMVKFPHKTPLQIVKEHDLQPSENVEEIEKFIDEVLKENEQSILDIKAGKDKAFGFLIGQVMKKCKGKAPPELVNQLLKSKLEKH comes from the coding sequence ATGGCAAATTCCAAATGGGAAACCATTATCGGTCTTGAAATACACGCCGAGCTAAATACCAAGTCCAAACTTTTTAGTTCGGCTCCGAACCATTTTGGGGATGAACCTAATACCAATATTACGGTCGTCTGCACAGGACAGCCGGGAGCTTTGCCGGTTTTAAATAAGGAAGCGGTAAAAAAAGCTGTCCAATTCGGGCTTGCTATTAATGCCAAGATTGCAAAATTTAGTAAATTCGACCGAAAATCTTATTTTTATCCCGATAGTCCGAGAAACTTTCAAATCACGCAATTTGATGAGCCTATTGTTATAGGCGGGACGGTGATCGCAGAGGTAGAGGCACAAGAAAAATCTTTTTCTGTAAACCGCGTGCATCTAGAAGATGACGCCGGGATGCTCAAGCATTTTTCAACTTTCGGCGGCGTTGACTACAATAGGGCGGGCGTTCCCTTAATTGAAATTGTCTCGGAGCCTTGCATTAGATCCTCTAAGGAGGCTGTCGCCTATGCTATGGCTGTCAAATCGATACTAGAGTATCTTGACGCCTCGGACTGTAATATGGAAGAGGGCTCCTTAAGGTTTGATGTCAATATTTCGGTTCGGCCATTTGGCGAAGAAAAGTTTAGAAATAAAGCCGAAATTAAAAACCTCAATTCTTTTTCTTTTATGGAAATGGCTATTGAAGCGGAGATTAAAAAGCAAATCAAGGCCTATGAATCAGCTGAAGACCCTGAATTCAGAATCCCTCAAGCCACCTATCGCTTTGATCCAGAGAAAAAAACAACGATCCTAATGAGAAAAAAAGAAGAAGCGGATGATTACCGCTACTTCCCGGAGCCTGATCTTGTGCCGATCATTTTAACGGATGCCTATATTGAAGAAATTAAAAGAAATCTTCCGGAACTGCCTTTAGAAAGAAAAAGACGATATGAGAGGGAACTTGCGCTTTCAGAGCATACGGCTTTTGTCTTGACAAGTGAAAAGAAATTTGCGGATTATTTTGAAGCGTCTCTTAAAAAAACAAAAGCCGCAAGATCCCTTGCTAATTGGTTGACAGTTGAATTTTCCGGAAGGTTTAAGGATCAAGATCATTTTGTTTATGAAAGTAAGATTCCACCCGAAAATGTGGCTGAACTTGTGAATCTCATCGAGGATAAAGCCATCACCGGAAAGATTGCAAAAACCGTCGCCGATGAGATGGTTAAATTCCCTCATAAAACCCCTCTTCAAATTGTCAAAGAGCATGATCTTCAGCCATCCGAGAATGTTGAAGAGATTGAGAAATTTATTGATGAAGTCCTCAAGGAAAACGAACAGTCCATTTTAGACATCAAAGCCGGTAAAGATAAGGCATTCGGTTTTTTAATCGGTCAGGTGATGAAAAAATGCAAGGGAAAAGCACCCCCTGAACTTGTCAATCAGCTTCTTAAATCAAAACTTGAAAAACATTAA
- the gatA gene encoding Asp-tRNA(Asn)/Glu-tRNA(Gln) amidotransferase subunit GatA: MHTLSAFEIRKKFLNGDLSAEQVTSHFLKRIETFDQEIGAFLTVLDEKALDQARKLDEKRKKGLKLGKLAGIPIAFKDNIHIKDVITTCASKFLTNYKAPFNATVTSLVEEEDGILIGKTNLDEFAMGSSTENSALKKTRNPWNLSCVPGGSSGGSGAAVSARLCPIAFGSDTGGSIRLPAAFCGVTGFKPTYGRVSRYGLVAYGSSLDQIGPFAKEVKDIALMMEVIGKHCEKDSTSIPLGSEEIVSKLGTFPKDLKIGVPWHLIEKLSEEPKKAFLGALEVYKNLGAALVDIRLDLIDYSIAVYYILATAEASTNLARFDGIRYGLRSPRAKTLREVYDFSKEEGFGKEVKKRILLGTFVLSAGYQNAYYKKAQKVRTLIIEEFRRAFSSCSIIAMPVSPFAAFKSGEIKDPIQMYLEDLYTIPCNLAGLPAISIPSGFTQDGRPLGLQLMAAQKQDGLLLQAADAFQRATPYHQAIPDLYK, translated from the coding sequence ATGCACACTTTATCGGCTTTTGAGATCCGCAAAAAATTCTTAAACGGCGATTTGTCCGCGGAGCAAGTAACCTCTCACTTTTTAAAACGTATAGAAACGTTCGACCAAGAGATCGGGGCTTTTCTGACTGTTTTGGATGAAAAGGCTTTAGATCAAGCAAGAAAGCTCGATGAGAAGCGAAAAAAAGGATTAAAGCTTGGAAAATTAGCAGGGATTCCGATCGCTTTTAAAGACAATATCCACATTAAAGATGTCATCACTACATGCGCCTCCAAATTCCTTACTAATTATAAAGCCCCTTTCAATGCCACAGTAACAAGTCTTGTTGAAGAAGAGGATGGAATACTAATTGGAAAGACGAATTTAGATGAATTTGCCATGGGGTCCTCAACTGAAAACTCAGCCTTAAAGAAAACAAGAAACCCATGGAACCTATCTTGTGTTCCCGGAGGCTCCTCCGGGGGATCGGGAGCTGCTGTTTCCGCAAGGCTTTGTCCGATAGCCTTTGGAAGCGACACGGGCGGCTCTATCAGGCTTCCGGCGGCATTTTGCGGGGTGACAGGCTTTAAGCCCACTTATGGGCGTGTTTCAAGGTATGGCCTTGTAGCTTACGGCTCTTCCCTTGATCAAATCGGACCTTTCGCCAAAGAGGTAAAAGATATTGCGTTAATGATGGAAGTCATCGGAAAACATTGCGAAAAAGACTCGACGAGCATTCCTCTTGGAAGCGAAGAAATCGTAAGCAAGCTTGGAACTTTTCCGAAGGATTTGAAAATCGGCGTGCCTTGGCATCTTATTGAAAAGCTTTCTGAAGAACCAAAAAAGGCCTTCTTAGGTGCTCTTGAGGTTTATAAGAATTTAGGCGCCGCTCTTGTTGATATTAGACTTGATTTGATCGATTATTCGATTGCGGTTTATTATATTTTAGCGACAGCTGAAGCTTCAACTAATTTGGCTCGCTTTGATGGCATAAGATATGGGTTAAGATCTCCTCGCGCTAAAACTCTTCGTGAAGTTTATGATTTTTCAAAAGAAGAAGGGTTCGGGAAAGAAGTTAAAAAAAGAATCCTACTCGGCACCTTTGTTCTTTCAGCCGGATATCAAAATGCTTACTACAAAAAAGCCCAAAAGGTAAGAACGCTTATTATCGAAGAATTTAGAAGAGCGTTCTCTTCTTGCTCAATTATTGCGATGCCTGTATCTCCTTTTGCAGCCTTCAAATCGGGAGAAATCAAAGACCCCATTCAAATGTATCTTGAAGACCTTTACACGATTCCATGCAATCTCGCCGGATTGCCTGCAATAAGCATTCCGAGTGGATTTACTCAAGACGGCAGACCTCTTGGATTGCAGCTTATGGCTGCCCAAAAGCAAGATGGCCTGCTCCTTCAAGCAGCAGACGCTTTTCAAAGGGCAACCCCATATCATCAAGCCATTCCCGATTTATATAAGTAA
- the gatC gene encoding Asp-tRNA(Asn)/Glu-tRNA(Gln) amidotransferase subunit GatC, with protein MAHLNDELIKKLSELSRIECSEEERKTLLKDLESILGYFDTLAEIDTDNVAPCNHVLSEIYNVMREDEVGETLPRHEFLNLAPSSTGGLIKIPSVMNKNIEIEDLE; from the coding sequence ATGGCTCATTTAAACGATGAATTAATAAAAAAACTTTCAGAGCTTTCCCGCATAGAATGCAGCGAAGAAGAAAGAAAAACCCTTTTAAAAGATCTGGAAAGCATTTTAGGCTATTTTGACACATTGGCGGAAATCGATACCGATAATGTCGCCCCTTGCAACCATGTTCTTTCAGAAATTTACAATGTGATGAGAGAAGATGAAGTCGGAGAAACATTACCAAGGCATGAGTTTTTAAATTTAGCCCCATCTTCCACAGGCGGTTTAATAAAAATCCCATCCGTGATGAATAAGAATATTGAAATCGAGGATCTAGAGTAG
- a CDS encoding SycD/LcrH family type III secretion system chaperone, with protein MAKKKSTDFKLSTKAKNKLRNLEKLKLEMAKGKSAQEILEISPEMMSRFKSAAYRLFAGKRYAEATNAFLFLVTLNPYNHDYWLGLGMSTQMCHEYESAIDAYEMAASLSHENPIPFFYLAKCLFSIHDRESALLAVDLALEYAGDLDEYKELREQAEQAKKLLLRDQ; from the coding sequence ATGGCTAAGAAGAAGTCGACAGATTTTAAATTATCTACAAAAGCCAAAAATAAGCTTCGTAATCTTGAAAAATTGAAGCTAGAAATGGCGAAAGGCAAATCCGCCCAAGAAATTTTAGAAATTTCACCTGAAATGATGTCTCGGTTTAAGTCTGCGGCCTATAGACTTTTTGCGGGTAAAAGATACGCGGAAGCGACCAACGCCTTTTTATTCCTTGTGACCTTAAACCCCTATAACCATGACTACTGGCTAGGGCTTGGGATGTCTACCCAAATGTGCCACGAATATGAGTCAGCCATTGACGCTTATGAAATGGCTGCTTCCTTAAGTCATGAAAACCCGATCCCTTTTTTTTATCTTGCCAAATGCCTCTTCTCCATCCACGATCGGGAAAGCGCTCTTTTAGCGGTCGACCTGGCTTTAGAGTATGCCGGTGATTTAGATGAATATAAAGAGCTAAGGGAACAAGCCGAGCAAGCTAAAAAGTTGCTCTTGAGAGATCAATAG
- a CDS encoding site-specific tyrosine recombinase, which yields MDRLIDEFISYISSEKGLSQNTTQAYLRDLTRFYAYLKNRGLEDIQKVDEETIIAHLAELKTKNFESSSIARALIALKVYFRFLKRENFIERNPAYYLDNPKLWQTIPNILSIEEIELVFKKPIIETEEGCRSLAIMEVLYGTGIRVSELVSLNLYDVSDTFLKVKGKGRKERLTPLGSRALLAIDRYLNCFRSLYDSEEEKALFVTSRGTRINRIMVWKMIKQYVKLAGISKNISPHSLRHSFATHLIDNGAEIRVIQEMMGHQNIGSTDRYMHMSHSKLQEAFYAFHPR from the coding sequence ATGGATCGGTTAATAGATGAGTTTATCAGCTATATTTCCTCTGAAAAAGGGCTGTCTCAAAATACCACTCAGGCGTATTTACGAGATCTAACGAGATTTTATGCCTACTTAAAAAATAGAGGCCTTGAAGACATCCAAAAAGTGGATGAAGAAACAATAATCGCTCATTTAGCTGAGTTAAAAACAAAAAATTTTGAATCCTCTTCCATAGCACGAGCTTTAATTGCTCTTAAAGTTTATTTTCGGTTCCTTAAAAGAGAAAATTTTATTGAGCGGAATCCCGCCTATTACTTAGATAATCCTAAGCTTTGGCAAACTATCCCAAACATTCTTTCCATCGAAGAAATCGAACTTGTCTTTAAAAAACCCATTATCGAAACAGAAGAGGGGTGTCGAAGCCTTGCGATCATGGAAGTTCTCTACGGGACAGGCATACGAGTCTCAGAACTTGTCTCTTTAAATCTTTATGATGTCTCGGATACTTTTTTAAAAGTTAAAGGGAAAGGTAGGAAGGAAAGGCTTACGCCACTAGGAAGCAGGGCGCTTTTAGCTATTGACCGTTATTTAAATTGTTTTAGAAGCCTTTATGACAGCGAAGAGGAAAAAGCCCTTTTTGTTACCTCAAGAGGTACTCGCATCAATCGGATCATGGTATGGAAAATGATCAAGCAGTATGTCAAATTAGCCGGCATCTCCAAAAATATTTCTCCCCACTCTTTAAGGCATTCCTTCGCCACCCATCTCATAGATAATGGCGCTGAGATTCGTGTCATTCAGGAAATGATGGGCCATCAAAACATCGGATCAACCGATCGATACATGCACATGAGCCACTCAAAGCTTCAGGAAGCTTTCTACGCATTTCACCCAAGATAA
- a CDS encoding cation:proton antiporter produces MGEELKVIWLLAIGLGLACLCGYIAQRFKQSPIIGYLIAGFLIGPNSPGFAADPYITEQLANIGVTLLMFVVGLNFNWKDLLEVKKIAIPGALILSAISILVGILYTHFLGESLLAGLVIGIAISVSSTVVIVRVLSDRGLFQTKQGHLIVGWTIVEDLISVFGLLLLPAIVTASVGASDSKLNVVYEILLVLVKITALGFIIHLFGEKVVENILKVVARARSHELFTMAILSTTFMIAIVSSYSFGVSLALGAFIAGVIVGKTDMSYQAAANALPLRDTFAAVFFLSVGMLFNPVTIMNNLPLFLGILVIILVMRPIIAFLIVKIAKYPSSVAMAVGLAIAQIGEYSFILAEEGNYLGILPDNAYDIIIGCAFVTISLNPILFKLFNITGARDKRYSNVPQELSIQHLSDDADNNRSFLPRAIVIGFGPIGQAAVHEILKRGYHVTVVDQNIDAIAALKNRKLEAIYGDATQFHILEKAQLENARLLVVATPEFSATRSIIQVAQNTNPNLKIIARSRYKASLADQYFSDIPFICDEEATSEKLISYLRDELDKMGN; encoded by the coding sequence ATGGGAGAAGAGCTTAAGGTTATTTGGCTTTTGGCAATTGGACTTGGTTTAGCTTGTCTTTGCGGCTACATCGCCCAAAGGTTTAAACAATCTCCAATCATTGGTTATTTAATCGCAGGCTTTCTGATCGGCCCCAACTCGCCTGGCTTCGCAGCTGATCCTTACATAACCGAACAGTTAGCGAATATCGGCGTCACACTTCTCATGTTTGTTGTCGGTTTGAATTTCAACTGGAAGGACTTGCTCGAGGTAAAAAAAATCGCTATCCCGGGAGCCTTGATACTTTCAGCTATTTCTATTTTAGTCGGCATTCTTTACACCCATTTTTTGGGCGAATCGCTGCTTGCCGGATTAGTCATAGGGATAGCCATCAGTGTATCCAGTACGGTTGTGATAGTCCGTGTTTTATCCGATCGGGGATTATTTCAAACCAAACAAGGCCATCTTATTGTCGGCTGGACCATTGTAGAAGATTTAATCTCGGTTTTTGGGCTGCTTCTTTTACCGGCCATTGTCACAGCAAGTGTTGGCGCATCAGATTCAAAACTGAATGTTGTTTATGAAATTCTTTTGGTGTTGGTAAAGATAACTGCCCTGGGATTCATCATACACTTATTTGGGGAAAAAGTTGTCGAAAATATTTTAAAGGTAGTGGCTCGAGCTCGCTCCCACGAACTATTCACGATGGCCATTTTATCCACGACCTTTATGATCGCGATTGTAAGTTCCTATTCATTCGGTGTCTCTTTAGCTTTAGGCGCTTTTATCGCCGGTGTAATTGTTGGTAAAACAGATATGAGTTATCAGGCGGCGGCAAATGCGCTCCCTTTACGGGATACATTCGCAGCGGTATTCTTCCTTTCCGTCGGCATGCTTTTTAATCCGGTCACGATTATGAATAATTTGCCTTTATTTTTAGGGATTTTAGTCATAATACTGGTGATGCGCCCAATCATCGCATTTCTAATCGTTAAAATAGCAAAATATCCATCCTCAGTTGCCATGGCGGTCGGACTTGCCATAGCCCAGATCGGAGAATACTCATTTATTTTAGCTGAAGAAGGGAACTATTTAGGCATTCTCCCTGACAATGCGTATGACATTATAATTGGATGCGCGTTTGTTACCATTTCCCTTAATCCAATTTTATTCAAATTGTTTAACATCACCGGCGCAAGAGATAAACGCTATAGCAATGTGCCTCAGGAATTATCGATTCAACATCTAAGCGATGACGCAGATAACAACAGATCCTTCCTTCCTCGAGCTATTGTTATCGGGTTTGGGCCAATAGGACAAGCAGCTGTTCATGAAATTTTAAAAAGAGGTTACCACGTTACAGTGGTCGATCAGAATATAGACGCTATTGCAGCTCTTAAGAACAGAAAACTGGAAGCTATTTACGGAGATGCCACTCAATTTCATATTCTGGAAAAAGCACAACTTGAAAATGCCAGACTTCTCGTAGTTGCAACGCCCGAATTTTCAGCCACTCGATCTATTATCCAAGTAGCGCAAAACACAAACCCCAATCTTAAAATCATTGCAAGATCCCGTTATAAAGCAAGCTTAGCCGATCAGTATTTTAGTGATATCCCGTTTATTTGCGACGAGGAAGCAACGTCCGAAAAGCTGATTTCTTATCTTCGGGACGAATTAGATAAAATGGGTAATTAA
- a CDS encoding SDR family NAD(P)-dependent oxidoreductase has protein sequence MTKIDWIDQLLDLTILFSFDHSGFKRHCPNPLEKIDLSGKHGIVTGASSGIGLAVSKALLQQGMQCQLIGRDLAKLENGFKSDPFVSQAEFYSLDMSDLKKVYNFALEDVKSPIDLLIHNAGSMPLNLKITKGGVEEMFAAQVLAPFILTKTLADVGKLQNGCRIIFVSSGGMYLQKLDLSDLLFEKRPYNKYNGYANAKRAQVILSELFSQKYPQYLFSSMHPGWVDTPGVRHSMPSFKKLLNKRLRSIEEGADTILWLATSDNYSNGKFWFDRKLAKTTLFNFNQSSKQEKELLWTTCQSILDTIKGPSHEPVIDK, from the coding sequence ATGACGAAAATAGATTGGATCGACCAGCTGCTTGATTTAACCATTCTTTTTTCTTTTGATCATTCCGGATTCAAAAGGCACTGTCCTAATCCGCTAGAGAAGATCGATTTATCTGGGAAACATGGTATTGTGACAGGAGCTAGCAGCGGCATTGGTTTAGCTGTTTCAAAAGCCCTTCTTCAGCAAGGAATGCAATGTCAATTAATCGGACGGGATCTGGCTAAATTAGAAAATGGATTTAAATCGGATCCCTTTGTTTCTCAAGCAGAATTTTATTCTCTTGATATGAGCGATTTAAAAAAAGTTTATAATTTTGCTTTAGAGGATGTAAAAAGCCCTATCGATCTTCTTATTCACAATGCAGGGAGTATGCCCCTCAATCTCAAAATCACGAAAGGCGGGGTTGAAGAGATGTTCGCCGCCCAAGTTCTTGCCCCATTTATTTTAACGAAAACACTAGCTGATGTAGGGAAACTTCAAAACGGTTGCCGCATCATATTTGTCTCATCGGGCGGCATGTATTTACAAAAGCTTGACCTTTCAGATCTTCTCTTTGAAAAGCGTCCTTATAATAAATACAACGGCTATGCAAACGCAAAACGAGCTCAGGTTATTCTTTCCGAGCTATTTTCACAAAAATATCCTCAATACTTATTTAGCTCCATGCACCCCGGCTGGGTAGACACTCCGGGAGTTCGACATTCGATGCCGTCCTTTAAAAAGCTTTTAAACAAGCGATTACGATCTATTGAAGAAGGGGCCGATACCATTTTATGGCTTGCAACGTCTGATAATTATTCAAATGGAAAATTCTGGTTTGACCGTAAACTTGCTAAAACCACCCTCTTCAATTTTAATCAATCAAGTAAACAGGAGAAAGAACTGCTTTGGACAACCTGCCAATCGATTTTGGATACAATAAAAGGACCCTCTCATGAACCTGTCATTGATAAATAG